In the genome of Streptomyces sp. SAI-127, the window CGGGTGGTTCTCGACGGTCTCGTACGACAGCAGCATGCCGGTGGACATGTCGACCACACCGGACGCCACACAGTCGGGGGCGTCGGTGCGAAGGGACTTGACCAGGCCCATCACCTGGTCGGAGAAACCTGAGGTCATACGCTTCGTCGCCATCCCTTCAGACTCCTTCTGGCGCTTTCTCGGTCGCCTTGTCGGTGAGGATCGAGCCGATCCGGTTCAGGGTCGGCTGGGTCGCCCGGTGCAGGTGGTCCACGTCCATGCCCTCGTCGCCGACCACGACCATCAGGGCGGTGTCACCGACGGCGTAGAAGGCGGCGCAGCCGTGGCTGCCGTATGTCACCGTCCGGCGCAGCGTGCCGCGGGCGGTCGCGTCGGCGGTGCGCCGGGCCAGGCCGAGGCCGGCCGCGGCGAGCGCGGCGAGGCCCTCCGGGTCGATCGAGTCGGCGGTGTCCGCGGCGATGAGCAGTCCGTCCGCGGCGGCGACCGCGGTGTCGGTGATTCCGGTGACCTGTTCGCGCAGACCACGCATTTCGAGCGCCAGGGCTTTGTGATCCATTTACTCAACTCCCCTAATTCTGGTCACGTCTGATCGGCTTTTTCATTTGGGTGTTCCGTTTCGGAGTCGGAAGAAGCTGCCGGGTTTTCGGCGGGGCAGATCGGTTCTCGCCGGGGACGGGGACTGCTCCACGGGCGTGGGCGTGCGAGGCCGCAGTTCGTGGCCGTCGGGAAGAGAGCGGACCGCGACGGGTGTGGGCGGACCGGCGCACACCAGGAGCCCCTCGTCGAGCATGCGCGCGACCTCCACCGTCACGGTGTAGACACCGCGCCCGACCCGGAAGGCGAGGTCGCGGGCCGTACTGCGGCCGTCGGCGAGGGTGAGCAGCTCGCGCCGCAGGGCCCCTGATGCGCCCTCCGTGCCCGAGCGCACGGGCCGTTCCCGGTCGGGGTGCACCGGGTGCGGCAGCGCGGCCAGGGCGGTGAGTCTGCGGACCGCGTCGTGCAACAGCCGCAGGGGCGGCTCACCCAGTGGGACCTGCGCGAACGGCTCCGCGGTGGGGTGGCGTTCGCAGTCCTCCACCCGGCCCGCCGCCATCGCGAACGCGGCGTCGTGCAGGGCCAGCGCGCACACCACACGCAGCTGCGCGGCCCCCGCGTAGCCGTGGGCGATGAGCGCGGTGGCCGGCCAGCGCGAACCGCCGGACTCCCGCACCAGCTCGGCCCACTGCTCGCCGCTGACCCGCCCGGAGCGCAGCAGCAGCGCCTCGGGACCCGGGGCGCCGGGCGACTCCACGGCGACCACCCGGCCGTCCCCGAAGTGGAAGGTGCCACCGGGTGTCCCGGTGATCCGCAGCTCTCCGGTGAAGCCGTCACGGCCGCACGCGGCCAGGGCCTGTGCCAGGTGTTCGTGGCCCGACATCACATCCCCCGCCGCCTCGCACATACGCCTGATGCGTAGCGCTGAGGAGGGAATGTGTATCAGTCCGGACGCATATTCCGGGGGCTGGTTTCCTACCTGCCGCTAGTTGACGGAAGTTGAGTTCGCGGGCTGCTCAAATCATTGTGTTCGGCGCTCATTTGACCGAATCCGAGACAGGTTTTTCAAGGTCCGGGAGAGGTTCCGCCGGACCCTGTTCATCCGCTACTGCCTCGTCCTCGGTCTCGGACGGCTCCGCCTGTTCCTCGGCGTACGCCTTGAGGTAGCTCACCACCGTGTTCGTCACCGCCACCAGCGGTACGGCCACCACCGCGCCGCCGATGCCGGCCACCATGCCACCCGTCGCGACCGTGAGGACGACCGCGAGCGGGTGGACGCGCACCGCGCGGCCGAGGATGAACGGCTGGAGGATGTGGCCCTCGATCTGCTGGACGGCGAGGACCACCGCGAGGGTCATCACCGCCGTGAACACTCCCTGCGTGACCAGCGCGACGAGTACCGCCAGCGCTCCGGAGGCGACCGCGCCCACGAGCGGGATGAACGAGAACAGGAAGATGAAGACGGCCAGCGGGACGGCCATGGGGACGTCGAGGAAGTAGATGCCGATGCCGATGAAGACGGCGTCGATGAGGGCCACGAGGACCGTGCCGCGGACGTAGGCGGTCAGGGTGCGCCAGGCGCGCGGTCCCGCGCCGGCCACGGCGGGCCGGGCGGCCGCGGGGACCAGCTTCAGCGTCCACGCCCAGATGCGCCGGCCGTCGTAGAGCAGGAAGAGCGTGGAGAAGAAGGTCAGCAGTATGCCGGTGAGCGCCTCCACGACGACCTGGACGCCCTCCAGGCCCGCCGAGGTGATCTGGTCGGTGTTGGCGCCGACCGCTTCCCGCAGGTTCTTGGCGATCTGGTTGATCTGCTTGTCGGTGACGTGGAAGGGGCTCTTCAGGAGCCAGTTGCGCAGGTCGTCGATGCCGCTCTGGATCTGGTCGGAGAGGTCGTCGATGTTCTCCATGACCTGCCAGGTCACGAACCAGCCCATCAGGCCGATCACGACGAAGCCCAGGATCGCGGTGAGGGCGGTGGCGGGCCCGCGCGGGACGCCGTGCCGCATGAGGCGGGCCACCGTCGGCTGGAGCAGCGCGGTGATGAGCAGGGCGACGACGAAGGCGAAGACGACGAGCTGTACGGAGCTGATGACCCGCATCAGCACCCAGACGGTGCCCGCGAGCACCAGGAGCCGCCAGCCGGCCTCGGCGGCGACCCGTACGCCCCACGGCACGGCCTGCGCCGGATCGGGGCGGGGGACCAGCACGACGGGCGCGCGGGAGGCGGCGCTCGACGGCTTCCTCGGCCGGCGCTCGGGCTGCTCGGCCGAGTCGGCCTCGGCCTCCTCGCGGGCCACCTCCGCGCGGCGCTCGTCCAAGCGCTCACCCATATCGGTCAGTCGGGTTCCGATCCGACCGAGCCACCCTGGCACTCGCGACATGATCCGTCCTCTTCCCCCGTCTCTCCTCACCACTCCCCCCTGGAGTCGTCCGGTCCGACCGTACATGGCAGAAGCCCCTCCCCCTAGGACGGGGAGGGGCTTCGCGAGGTTGAGAGCCGGGCGCGCTCAGTACCAGTGGTTGGCCTGCCAGAACGACCAGGCCTCACAGGGGCTGCCGTACCGGCTGTCCATGTAGTTGAGGCCCCACTTGATCTGGGTGGCCGGGTTGGTCTGCCAGTCGGCGCCGACCGACGACATCTTGGAGCCCGGCAGGGCCTGGAAGAGACCGTAGGCACCGGAGGAGGCGTTGACGGCCTGATAGTTCCAGCTGGACTCGTGGTCCACGATGTTGCTGAAGCACTGGAACTGCCCGCTCGGCACCATCGAGGCAGCCATCGACTGGATCTGCGCGATGGTGTACGAGCTCTGGACCGGGAAGCTGGAGGAGCTCCTGCTGGCCTTTTCCTTGGCCTCGGCGCGCTCCTTGGCTTCCTTGGCCGCCTGCTCGGCGGCCTCCTTCTTCTCGATCGCGGACTTGGCGGCGGCCTTGCGCGCCGACTCCTCCGCGATCTTCTTGGCGCTCGCGTCCGCGGCGATGGCCTGGGTGTCGGCCTGCTGCGTGAGGGACGCGGTCTGCACCTGAGCCTGCTCACCCGCGGGGATGTCCGCCAGGAGCGTCGTGTCGGCTGCCGTCGTCTCGGCGTCGTTCGGCTGCGCGACACTGCCGGAGGCAACTCCGACAACGCTTCCTACAGCGGTGACCGCGGTGGCGGAGGCCACTGCGAATCCCCGGACCGAAATCGGGCTCACACGGTTTCCTTCCAGCATCGCCCGCTTCGGTGACCCTGGCGGACGCAATCGTGCCCCTAGACACTGGCCTCCCAACTAACGGGGTCACGGGAGGCACGGGCCCGGTGGGCAACTCCCTCGCGGGAGCGCCGCATGGTGCGCGGGCGGCATACGACGACGCTGTGGAGTTGGGGTGGTGTTGCTGTGGTGCCGTACCGCTGGGGGTACAGGTGTGTCGTATGCGGGGCCTGACAGGAATGAGACTCTGCCGTAACCGGACGCCGGGTGGCAATTCTGAGTTGCGTGTGAAAGCTCACATCCCGTTTGGGCCCTGGGATTTCGAGAAACAGCTCCACGCGAAGGCGCCGCCCGGCTAGGCTCTTGGCCTTTCCGGACGGCGCCAACTGGCCCTGAATACCCCAGTTTTCCTCAGATCTGGCAGATTGCCTTAGATCTGACCGTCTTCGAGCATTTCGGTCACAAGGGCCGCGATCTGGGACCTCTCGGACCTCGTCAGCGTGACGTGGGCGAAGAGGGGGTGCCCCTTCAGCTTCTCCACCACGGCGACCACACCGTCGTAGCGACCGACCCTCAGATTGTCCCGCTGGGCCACGTCATGGGTCAGAACGACCCGTGAATTCGCGCCGATTCGGGACAGAACGGTGAGAAGTACATTCCGTTCCAGGGACTGCGCCTCGTCCACGATCACGAACGCGTCGTGGAGCGAGCGGCCGCGGATGTGGGTGAGCGGCAGAACCTCGAGCATGCCGCGCGCGGTGACCTCCTCGATGACCTCGCGGCTGGTGACCGCGGACAGCGTGTCGAAGACCGCCTGCGCCCAGGGGCTCATCTTCTCGGACTCGGAGCCCGGCAGATAGCCCAGTTCCTGCCCGCCGACCGCGTAGAGCGGACGGAACACCATGACCTTCTTGTGCTGGCGGCGCTCCAGGACCGCCTCGAGACCCGCGCACAGCGCGAGCGCCGACTTGCCGGTGCCGGCCCGGCCGCCCATGGACACGATCCCGATGTCCGGGTCGAGGAGGATGTCCAGCGCGATGCGCTGCTCCGCGCTCCTCCCCTTGATGCCGAACGCCTCCCGGTCGCCGCGCACCAGACGGACGTTGCCCTCGGGCGAGACCCGGCCGAGGGCCTTGCCACGCTCCGAATGGATCGTCAGCCCCGTGTGCACGGGGATGTCGGCGGCCTCGGGAACGTAGACATGCCCCTCCTCGAAGAGGATGTCCACCTGTTCGCCCGGCAGGGTCAGCTCGGACATTCCGGTCCAGCCGGAGTTCTCCGTGATGGCGAGCTCGGCGCGGTACTCCTCGGCGAGGAGTCCGACCGAGGACGCCTTGATCCTGAGCGGGAGGTCCTTCGACACGACGGTGACGTCGAATCCCTCGGCCTGCAGGTTGCGGGCGACCGCGAGGATGCGGGAGTCGTTGTCACCAAGGCGGTATCCGGACGGCAGCACGCTGGGGTCCGAGTGGTTGAGCTCGACACGGACGGTCCCGCCGAGTTCCCCGATCGGGATGGGGGCGTCGAGTCGACCGAACCGGACCCGGAACTCGTCGAGCAGGCGAAGGGCCTGCCGGGCGAAGTAGCCGAGTTCGGGATGGTGCCTCTTCGCCTCCAGCTCCGTGACCACGACGATCGGGAGCACTACTTCGTGCTCGTCGAAGCGGTTCAGGGCGTTCGGGTCGGCCAGCAGGACGCTGGTGTCGAGAACGTAGGTGCGCCGGTCAGGCATGCGGCGCTTTGTGCTGGTCACCACGGAAGGACGTACCCCCTCGGATGAGGTCGGGGAGCGACGGAGTGGAGCTGGACCGGTCGTCGGCCCGTTTGCACGGACCGGGAACCGGCCCTCCACTGCTTCTTCCGTGCTGTGACCGCACGGTCGAGCTGGTGCAAGGGGCCTCCCGGGCGGACGGCCCCGTGCCG includes:
- a CDS encoding roadblock/LC7 domain-containing protein, which gives rise to MDHKALALEMRGLREQVTGITDTAVAAADGLLIAADTADSIDPEGLAALAAAGLGLARRTADATARGTLRRTVTYGSHGCAAFYAVGDTALMVVVGDEGMDVDHLHRATQPTLNRIGSILTDKATEKAPEGV
- a CDS encoding MarR family transcriptional regulator gives rise to the protein MSGHEHLAQALAACGRDGFTGELRITGTPGGTFHFGDGRVVAVESPGAPGPEALLLRSGRVSGEQWAELVRESGGSRWPATALIAHGYAGAAQLRVVCALALHDAAFAMAAGRVEDCERHPTAEPFAQVPLGEPPLRLLHDAVRRLTALAALPHPVHPDRERPVRSGTEGASGALRRELLTLADGRSTARDLAFRVGRGVYTVTVEVARMLDEGLLVCAGPPTPVAVRSLPDGHELRPRTPTPVEQSPSPARTDLPRRKPGSFFRLRNGTPK
- a CDS encoding AI-2E family transporter translates to MSRVPGWLGRIGTRLTDMGERLDERRAEVAREEAEADSAEQPERRPRKPSSAASRAPVVLVPRPDPAQAVPWGVRVAAEAGWRLLVLAGTVWVLMRVISSVQLVVFAFVVALLITALLQPTVARLMRHGVPRGPATALTAILGFVVIGLMGWFVTWQVMENIDDLSDQIQSGIDDLRNWLLKSPFHVTDKQINQIAKNLREAVGANTDQITSAGLEGVQVVVEALTGILLTFFSTLFLLYDGRRIWAWTLKLVPAAARPAVAGAGPRAWRTLTAYVRGTVLVALIDAVFIGIGIYFLDVPMAVPLAVFIFLFSFIPLVGAVASGALAVLVALVTQGVFTAVMTLAVVLAVQQIEGHILQPFILGRAVRVHPLAVVLTVATGGMVAGIGGAVVAVPLVAVTNTVVSYLKAYAEEQAEPSETEDEAVADEQGPAEPLPDLEKPVSDSVK
- a CDS encoding transglycosylase SLT domain-containing protein; the encoded protein is MSPISVRGFAVASATAVTAVGSVVGVASGSVAQPNDAETTAADTTLLADIPAGEQAQVQTASLTQQADTQAIAADASAKKIAEESARKAAAKSAIEKKEAAEQAAKEAKERAEAKEKASRSSSSFPVQSSYTIAQIQSMAASMVPSGQFQCFSNIVDHESSWNYQAVNASSGAYGLFQALPGSKMSSVGADWQTNPATQIKWGLNYMDSRYGSPCEAWSFWQANHWY
- a CDS encoding PhoH family protein, which codes for MVTSTKRRMPDRRTYVLDTSVLLADPNALNRFDEHEVVLPIVVVTELEAKRHHPELGYFARQALRLLDEFRVRFGRLDAPIPIGELGGTVRVELNHSDPSVLPSGYRLGDNDSRILAVARNLQAEGFDVTVVSKDLPLRIKASSVGLLAEEYRAELAITENSGWTGMSELTLPGEQVDILFEEGHVYVPEAADIPVHTGLTIHSERGKALGRVSPEGNVRLVRGDREAFGIKGRSAEQRIALDILLDPDIGIVSMGGRAGTGKSALALCAGLEAVLERRQHKKVMVFRPLYAVGGQELGYLPGSESEKMSPWAQAVFDTLSAVTSREVIEEVTARGMLEVLPLTHIRGRSLHDAFVIVDEAQSLERNVLLTVLSRIGANSRVVLTHDVAQRDNLRVGRYDGVVAVVEKLKGHPLFAHVTLTRSERSQIAALVTEMLEDGQI